One window of Perca flavescens isolate YP-PL-M2 chromosome 6, PFLA_1.0, whole genome shotgun sequence genomic DNA carries:
- the LOC114557040 gene encoding uncharacterized protein LOC114557040 isoform X1, giving the protein MRSIQKYSRRGRAMQSQGSTSSQPSFDSLSFSDSLLLSDSEQAEDDTDVFLTDSSSPVIINGVDGATTNGDGGSESPGCQWTCDGFTDKEEEEESYRSENSTKAAHIILGETDPTSQIPKSQGDLLFAQKCAELQGFVRPLLELLNGLKRGRFDRGLSSFQQSVAMDRIQRIVGVLQRPNSGEKYLNTLLQVEMMLKLWFPQIHPQPVSAASSVAASPAHSIQDTSSSTPPHKHRDQLHIPVKKRRLSWTSIDSPTPSPVLLKCPRISVKDKKGKQDCDERDSPLPPSLEPDANQNSSDVAGNSQLNEDTKGKDSGSEELGKQSKYQTGQSSEPSLTWVHVAPILSPRKACPPHKGTTVADNNENQPVTVILPPSRRGSPAMQDSSISSTTPYKHPKNLKKPIGCQSQPIAGQQGETTETCPGESHSPQVTLTPLPEVCPTPLET; this is encoded by the exons atgAGAAGCATACAGAAATACAGCCGTAGAggaagag CAATGCAGTCCCAGGGCAGCACTTCCTCTCAGCCCTCCTTCGATTCCCTGAGTTTCAGTGACAGCCTCTTGTTGAGCGACTCAGAGCAGGCAGAGGACGACACAGACGTCTTCCTGACAGACAGCTCATCCCCTGTCATCATCAATGGTGTGGATGGGGCTACGACTAATGGAGACGGAGGGTCAGAGAGTCCCGGGTGCCAGTGGACATGCGACGGCTTCACAgataaagaggaagaggaggagtcaTACAGGTCGGAGAACAGCACCAAGGCAGCTCACATCATTTTGGGCGAGACAGATCCCACAAGCCAGATTCCTAAATCACAGGGAGACCTGCTGTTTGCTCAAAAG TGTGCTGAGCTACAGGGTTTTGTCAGGCCCCTTCTGGAGCTGCTGAATGGACTGAAGAGGGGCCGCTTTGATCGAG GTTTGAGTAGCTTCCAGCAGAGCGTCGCCATGGATCGGATCCAGAGGATCGTGGGTgttttacagagacccaacagcGG GGAGAAGTACCTGAACACTCTGCTCCAGGTGGAGATGATGCTGAAGCTTTGGTTTCCTCAGATCCACCCTCAGCCTGTCTCTGCCGCCTCCAGCGTGGCCGCATCCCCTGCTCACTCAATCCAAGACACTTCCAGCTCCACCCCGCCGCACAAGCACAGGGATCAGTTACACATTCCCGTCAAG AAGCGCAGACTCAGCTGGACAAGTATCGACTCCCCCACGCCTTCCCCTGTGCTTCTCAAGTGCCCTCGTATCAGTGTGAAAGACAAGAAGGGGAAGCAAGATTGTGATGAAAGGGACAGCCCTCTTCCTCCATCATTGGAGCCTGATGCAAACCAAAATTCATCAGATGTTGCTGGTAACAGCCAGCTAAATGAGGACACAAAGGGAAAGGACAGTGGCAGCGAGGAACTAGGCAAGCAATCAAAATACCAAACCGGTCAGAGCTCTGAGCCGAGCCTGACATGGGTTCACGTTGCCCCCATCCTGTCCCCACGAAAGGCTTGTCCACCACATAAGGGCACAACAGTGGCAGACAACAATGAAAACCAGCCAGTCACTGTCATCCTCCCACCCAGCAGGAGGGGCAGTCCAGCTATGCAAGACAGCTCCATCTCTTCTACCACACCTTACAAGCACCCCAAGAATCTGAAGAAGCCAATCGGGTGCCAAAGCCAGCCAATTGCTGGACAACAGGGTGAGACCACAGAGACATGTCCGGGTGAAAGTCACTCTCCTCAAGTCACGCTTACGCCTTTACCCGAGGTATGCCCCACTCCCTTGGAGACCTGA
- the prpf3 gene encoding U4/U6 small nuclear ribonucleoprotein Prp3, whose translation MSLPKREVEELRPWVERTVKKVLGFSEPTVVTAALHCVGKGLDKRKTIDQLRPFLDDSAGGFVERLFEALEESRSARGNKGGGEKHRKRDLKDVFGDEPETGVVREIQESVDGTAPKRKRVPRFEEVEEPEVIPGPPSESPGMLTKMQIKQMMEAATKQIEERKKQLSFSSSVPAVPLESPPVSRLLGTSAGAAAGGGSSIAPSQAASFMNDAIEKARKAAELQARIQSQLAMKPGILGALGNTGPHNLVALANLHAMGIAPPKVEIKEVNKPTPLILDDKGRTVDASGKEVELTHRMPTLKANIRAVKREQFRQQLKEKPGEDLESTSYFDQRVTITPAQRPRRGFKFHDQGRFEKIAQRIRTKAQLERLQNEIAQAAKKTGIQASTKLALIAPRKEIGEGEVPNIEWWDSYILPYNIDITPNTKFEELELFGVTNLVEHPAQISPPVDADKPVTLGVYLTKKEQKKLRRQTRREGQKEVQEKVRLGLMPPPEPKVRISNLMRVLGTEAVQDPTKVEAHVRAQMAKRQKAHEEANAARKLTAEQRKEKKVKKLKEDLSNGVHIAVYRIRNLQNPAKKFKVEANANQLYLTGTVVLHRDVNLVVVEGGPKSQKKFKRMMLHRIKWEEHNSKRDDPDGDDDTKRNNKCWLIWEGTAKERSFGEMKFKQCPTENMAREHFKKHGTEHYWDLALSQSVLDGTDD comes from the exons ATGTCTCTTCCTAAGCGGGAGGTGGAGGAACTAAGGCCATGGGTGGAGCGGACTGTGAAGAAGGTGCTGGGTTTCTCAGAGCCCACGGTGGTTACTGCTGCTTTGCACTGTGTTGGAAAGGGACTGGACAAAAGGAAGACCATAG ACCAGCTGCGTCCCTTCCTTGATGACTCCGCGGGAGGTTTTGTGGAGCGTCTTTTTGAAGCTTTGGAGGAAAGCCGCAGTGCACGTGGCAACAAAGGAGGTGGAGAAAAGCACCGCAAGAGAGACCTCAAG GATGTGTTTGGCGATGAGCCTGAAACAGGTGTAGTGCGAGAAATTCAGGAGTCAGTAGATGGGACAGCACCGAAGAGGAAACGGGTCCCTCGCtttgaggaggtggaggagccTGAGGTCATACCTGGACCTCCATCTGAGAGCCCTGGCATGCTCACCAAAATGCAG ataaaacagatgatGGAAGCAGCCACGAAACAGATtgaagagaggaagaaacaaCTGAGCTTTTCCTCCTCAGTCCCTGCTGTACCA CTGGAATCCCCTCCAGTCTCACGGCTTCTTGGCACATCCGCTGGTGCAGCTGCAGGTGGTGGCTCATCTATCGCCCCCTCCCAGGCTGCCAGCTTCATGAATGATGCTATCGAGAAGGCCCGCAAGGCTGCGGAGCTACAGGCCCGCATCCAGTCCCAGTTAGCCATGAAACCTGGTATCCTtggagccttggggaacacTGGGCCTCACAACCTAGTGGCACTAGCTAATCTACACGCTATGGGAATTGCCCCACC AAAAGTAGAAATCAAGGAGGTGAACAAGCCAACACCTCTTATTCTGGATGACAAGGGAAGAACTGTGGATGCCAGTGGAAAAGAGGTTGAACTCACACACCGCATGCCAACCCTGAAAG CAAACATTCGAGCAGTAAAGAGGGAGCAGTTTCGTCAGCAGCTGAAGGAAAAGCCTGGAGAGGACTTGGAGTCCACGTCCTACTTCGACCAACGTGTGACAATTACACCGGCTCAGCGCCCTCGCAGAGGCTTCAAGTTCCATGACCAGGGGCGCTTTGAGAAGATTGCTCAGAGAATAAGAACTAAG GCCCAGTTGGAAAGGTTGCAGAATGAGATTGCCCAGGCAGCAAAGAAGACCGGAATCCAGGCATCCACCAAACTGGCCCTGATTGCCCCTAGGAAAGAGATTGGAGAAGGGGAGGTGCCCAACATTGAGTGGTGGGACTCTTACATCCTTCCCTACAACATAGACAT AACACCCAACACAAAATTTGAAGAGTTGGAGCTCTTTGGTGTGACCAACCTGGTAGAACATCCTGCCCAAATCAGCCCTCCAG TTGACGCAGATAAGCCGGTAACGCTAGGCGTATACCTGACAAAGAAAGAACAGAAGAAGCTGAGAAGACAGACACGAAGGGAGGGGCAAAAAGAAGTTCAAGAGAAGGTTCGCCTGGGACTGATGCCTCCACCAGAACCCAAAG TACGCATCTCTAACCTGATGAGAGTGCTGGGGACGGAGGCGGTTCAAGACCCCACGAAGGTGGAGGCCCACGTCAGAGCGCAGATGGCCAAGAGACAGAA GGCTCATGAGGAGGCAAATGCAGCACGCAAGCTCACAGCGGAGCagaggaaagagaagaaggTCAAGAAGTTAAAAGAAGACCTCAGTAATGGTGTTCACATTGCAGTGTACAG GATCCGTAACCTGCAAAATCCTGCTAAGAAGTTTAAGGTGGAGGCCAATGCCAACCAGCTGTACCTGACCGGCACAGTAGTTCTGCACAGAGATGTCAACCTTGTTGTGGTGGAGGGAG GCCCCAAGTCCCAGAAAAAGTTCAAGAGGATGATGTTGCACAGAATCAAATGGGAGGAACACAACAGTAAAAGAGATG ATccagatggtgatgatgatacAAAGAGGAACAACAAGTGCTGGCTGATTTGGGAA GGCACAGCTAAAGAGCGTAGTTTTGGGGAGATGAAGTTCAAGCAGTGCCCCACAGAGAACATGGCCAGAGAACACTTCAAGAAACACGGCACAGAACACTACTGGGATCTAGCTCTCAGCCAGAGCGTGTTGGACGGCACAGATGACTGA
- the LOC114557040 gene encoding uncharacterized protein LOC114557040 isoform X2, whose amino-acid sequence MQSQGSTSSQPSFDSLSFSDSLLLSDSEQAEDDTDVFLTDSSSPVIINGVDGATTNGDGGSESPGCQWTCDGFTDKEEEEESYRSENSTKAAHIILGETDPTSQIPKSQGDLLFAQKCAELQGFVRPLLELLNGLKRGRFDRGLSSFQQSVAMDRIQRIVGVLQRPNSGEKYLNTLLQVEMMLKLWFPQIHPQPVSAASSVAASPAHSIQDTSSSTPPHKHRDQLHIPVKKRRLSWTSIDSPTPSPVLLKCPRISVKDKKGKQDCDERDSPLPPSLEPDANQNSSDVAGNSQLNEDTKGKDSGSEELGKQSKYQTGQSSEPSLTWVHVAPILSPRKACPPHKGTTVADNNENQPVTVILPPSRRGSPAMQDSSISSTTPYKHPKNLKKPIGCQSQPIAGQQGETTETCPGESHSPQVTLTPLPEVCPTPLET is encoded by the exons ATGCAGTCCCAGGGCAGCACTTCCTCTCAGCCCTCCTTCGATTCCCTGAGTTTCAGTGACAGCCTCTTGTTGAGCGACTCAGAGCAGGCAGAGGACGACACAGACGTCTTCCTGACAGACAGCTCATCCCCTGTCATCATCAATGGTGTGGATGGGGCTACGACTAATGGAGACGGAGGGTCAGAGAGTCCCGGGTGCCAGTGGACATGCGACGGCTTCACAgataaagaggaagaggaggagtcaTACAGGTCGGAGAACAGCACCAAGGCAGCTCACATCATTTTGGGCGAGACAGATCCCACAAGCCAGATTCCTAAATCACAGGGAGACCTGCTGTTTGCTCAAAAG TGTGCTGAGCTACAGGGTTTTGTCAGGCCCCTTCTGGAGCTGCTGAATGGACTGAAGAGGGGCCGCTTTGATCGAG GTTTGAGTAGCTTCCAGCAGAGCGTCGCCATGGATCGGATCCAGAGGATCGTGGGTgttttacagagacccaacagcGG GGAGAAGTACCTGAACACTCTGCTCCAGGTGGAGATGATGCTGAAGCTTTGGTTTCCTCAGATCCACCCTCAGCCTGTCTCTGCCGCCTCCAGCGTGGCCGCATCCCCTGCTCACTCAATCCAAGACACTTCCAGCTCCACCCCGCCGCACAAGCACAGGGATCAGTTACACATTCCCGTCAAG AAGCGCAGACTCAGCTGGACAAGTATCGACTCCCCCACGCCTTCCCCTGTGCTTCTCAAGTGCCCTCGTATCAGTGTGAAAGACAAGAAGGGGAAGCAAGATTGTGATGAAAGGGACAGCCCTCTTCCTCCATCATTGGAGCCTGATGCAAACCAAAATTCATCAGATGTTGCTGGTAACAGCCAGCTAAATGAGGACACAAAGGGAAAGGACAGTGGCAGCGAGGAACTAGGCAAGCAATCAAAATACCAAACCGGTCAGAGCTCTGAGCCGAGCCTGACATGGGTTCACGTTGCCCCCATCCTGTCCCCACGAAAGGCTTGTCCACCACATAAGGGCACAACAGTGGCAGACAACAATGAAAACCAGCCAGTCACTGTCATCCTCCCACCCAGCAGGAGGGGCAGTCCAGCTATGCAAGACAGCTCCATCTCTTCTACCACACCTTACAAGCACCCCAAGAATCTGAAGAAGCCAATCGGGTGCCAAAGCCAGCCAATTGCTGGACAACAGGGTGAGACCACAGAGACATGTCCGGGTGAAAGTCACTCTCCTCAAGTCACGCTTACGCCTTTACCCGAGGTATGCCCCACTCCCTTGGAGACCTGA